In Saccharomyces cerevisiae S288C chromosome VIII, complete sequence, a genomic segment contains:
- the PAU13 gene encoding seripauperin PAU13 (hypothetical protein; member of the seripauperin multigene family encoded mainly in subtelomeric regions; expression is induced after ethanol shock; SWAT-GFP and mCherry fusion proteins localize to the endoplasmic reticulum and vacuole respectively), protein MVKLTSIAAGVAAIAATASATTTLAQSDERVNLVELGVYVSDIRAHLAQYYMFQAAHPTETYPVEVAEAVFNYGDFTTMLTGIAPDQVTRMITGVPWYSSRLKPAISSALSKDGIYTITN, encoded by the coding sequence ATGGTCAAACTAACTTCAATCGCCGCTGGTGTCGCTGCCATCGCTGCTACTGCTTCCGCAACCACCACTCTAGCTCAATCTGACGAAAGAGTCAACTTGGTTGAATTGGGTGTCTACGTCTCTGATATCAGAGCTCACTTGGCCCAATACTACATGTTCCAAGCCGCCCACCCAACTGAAACCTACCCGGTTGAAGTTGCTGAAGCCGTTTTCAACTACGGTGACTTCACCACCATGTTGACTGGTATTGCCCCAGACCAAGTGACCAGAATGATCACCGGTGTTCCATGGTACTCCAGCAGATTAAAGCCAGCCATCTCCAGTGCTCTATCCAAGGACGGTATCTACACTATCACAAACTAG
- the PXP3 gene encoding Pxp3p (Peroxisomal hypothetical protein; last 10 C-terminal amino acids contains a novel PTS1 motif, both necessary and sufficient for Pex5p-dependent peroxisomal targeting; also localizes to the nucleus; PXP3 is not an essential gene) — MKMLLFLNEACIFIDSVCEGIVFWGLCLFVCAECGNAYYRGARVPYKTLFRAFEVSVFGQKEYPNFRFGPSYRFLCLSPYSICCKQPPMEEVILYYPSPDSLIKNRKRVLGVAYL, encoded by the coding sequence ATGAAgatgttattgtttttaaaCGAGGCATGCATCTTTATAGATTCCGTATGCGAAGGTATTGTTTTCTGGGGCCTTTGTCTATTCGTATGCGCAGAATGTGGGAATGCCTATTATAGGGGTGCCAGAGTGCCTTATAAAACCCTTTTCCGTGCCTTTGAAGTTTCCGTTTTCggtcaaaaagaatatccGAATTTTAGATTTGGACCCTCGTACAGATTCTTATGTTTAAGCCCATATTCAATTTGCTGTAAACAGCCTCCAATGGAAGAGGTAATACTATATTATCCCTCTCCTGATAGTTTaattaaaaatagaaaacGTGTATTGGGAGTCGCTTATTTGTAG
- the EFM1 gene encoding protein-lysine N-methyltransferase (Lysine methyltransferase; involved in the monomethylation of eEF1A (Tef1p/Tef2p); SET-domain family member; predicted involvement in ribosome biogenesis; green fluorescent protein (GFP)-fusion protein localizes to the cytoplasm) encodes MITQTELDNCLQWAQNNGAFIDPKISFRITEDAGVSAFVNEKFSPKPDQALIRVPETLLITSQQALSEFSQAANERSLLNSVTQLYLSKLKFGTDAVHLKSFYKPYLDVLPLHLPQPYFWSTDEVMNLHGTDVYLTMRDTLNKLVKEWRMLFQALSIEHSSQDKQFLSLFQENKDSAVVPLEQFCAHINGCKLEDSEWNSFVAYLWSYCIFNSRAFPRVILGRAGTDRTNLNEGFLYPIVDLLNHKNDVPVRWEMNEQNELCFMSQTTTFSAQDELFNNYGNISNEKCLLNYGFWDSSNKFDFSRLTLKLPSTLVSGLPVDFNKSGNFVTDDGETTILQFSLKISEPLPPVLLALFAYLSKLKSEETPTVRSVLEGIDQLTSVVSQRLLFYKNFKIKTSSTQKLRPHVIKLIKLYYQDNKKILNATTEKLSVLQKKIYSNNKEFSLSFKTIFKNDKIFANSLLLVFGAINYEDLITKDCLNDALLLWIVKLINDKSNNQGGFIKQTFKEVSDSIVIEKEDVMEFLPFYKKYFPNLSERIPEIYSVGDWGIRQFIVADTAIDRLVWIRKSNKEPIFLMKKAYDLQI; translated from the coding sequence ATGATCACCCAAACTGAGCTAGATAACTGCTTACAATGGGCTCAAAATAATGGAGCCTTCATCGATCCGAAAATCTCTTTTAGGATTACAGAGGATGCTGGTGTTAGTGCATTTGTAAACGAAAAATTCTCTCCCAAACCCGACCAAGCTTTGATTAGGGTACCCGAAACTCTGCTGATCACTTCCCAGCAAGCTTTATCAGAATTTTCCCAGGCTGCTAATGAAAGGAGTCTTTTGAATTCCGTGACACAGTTGTACTTGTCAAAGTTGAAATTTGGCACCGATGCAGTTCACCTGAAATCCTTTTACAAACCATATTTAGATGTGCTACCCTTGCACCTTCCACAACCATATTTTTGGTCTACTGATGAAGTCATGAATTTGCATGGTACAGACGTGTACTTAACTATGAGAGATACGCTGAACAAACTAGTAAAGGAGTGGAGGATGCTGTTCCAAGCTTTATCTATTGAACACTCTTCTCAAGATAAGCAGTTCTTGTCTTTATTCCAGGAGAATAAAGACTCTGCCGTAGTGCCGTTGGAACAGTTCTGCGCACACATCAATGGATGTAAACTAGAAGATTCGGAATGGAACTCGTTCGTGGCGTATCTTTGGTCGTACTGCATCTTTAATTCTAGGGCATTTCCTCGTGTCATTTTAGGCAGGGCCGGTACAGACCGCACCAATCTGAACGAAGGATTTTTGTATCCAATAGTAGATTTATTAAACCATAAAAACGATGTACCAGTAAGATGGGAGATGaatgaacaaaatgaaCTTTGTTTCATGTCGCAGACTACCACATTTAGTGCACAGGATGAATTGTTTAATAATTATGGTAATATttctaatgaaaaatgtttGTTAAACTACGGGTTTTGGGATTCCTCGAATAAGTTTGACTTCTCTAGGTTGACTTTAAAGCTACCATCCACCTTAGTTAGCGGTTTGCCCGTGGATTTTAACAAATCAGGTAATTTTGTTACTGACGATGGAGAAACTACCATTTTACAATTTAgtttaaaaatttctgaaCCATTACCACCGGTTCTACTAGCGTTATTTGCCTACCTAAGTAAATTAAAGTCTGAAGAAACTCCAACCGTAAGGAGCGTATTGGAAGGTATTGATCAATTAACATCTGTAGTATCCCAGAGATTGCTGTTTTATAagaattttaaaattaaaactTCTTCGACTCAAAAATTACGCCCTCATGTTATTAAACTAATCAAACTATACTATCaagataacaaaaaaattctgaaCGCCACTACTGAGAAATTGTCcgttttacaaaaaaaaatatatagCAATAATAAGGAGTTTTCTCTGTCATTCAAgacaatttttaaaaacgACAAAATATTTGCCAATTCTCTCTTACTGGTATTTGGTGCTATAAATTACGAAGATTTGATCACAAAAGACTGTCTTAATGACGCATTGTTGCTCTGGATAGTCAAATTAATCAACGATAAAAGTAATAATCAGGGAGGTTTCATTAAACAAACCTTCAAAGAAGTTAGTGATTCAATtgtcattgaaaaagaagatgttATGGAGTTTTTGCCGTTCtataaaaaatacttcCCTAATTTATCGGAGAGAATTCCAGAAATTTATAGTGTCGGTGATTGGGGCATAAGACAGTTCATTGTGGCAGATACTGCGATTGATAGATTGGTTTGGATCAGGAAATCAAATAAAGAGCCTATATTTCTAATGAAGAAGGCATACGACTTACAGATTTAG
- a CDS encoding uncharacterized protein (Endoplasmic reticulum protein; member of DUP380 subfamily of conserved, often subtelomerically-encoded proteins; may contribute to maintenance of ER and nuclear morphology; null mutants have distorted nuclear envelope shape, and discontinuous, misshapen perinuclear ER) — MKQRFSQVATVIFFVMSIRSPRNLGFFFTLALFVVLVCSQEWFSFEMNRSCSMKVEHRMQFLSTIISEHQKSDVNCWDQIAKKMNVYLFEQKVSGSDVFFLDGADCERFFERNFLRYLPSRKSSHPDLPIAELLPYIRKADIACAGKQLI; from the coding sequence ATGAAACAGCGTTTTTCTCAAGTAGCAACTGTTATATTCTTCGTCATGAGTATCCGTTCTCCAAGAAATCTcggctttttttttactcttGCCCTTTTTGTCGTACTTGTTTGCTCCCAGGAATGGTTCTCCTTTGAAATGAATAGATCTTGTTCAATGAAAGTGGAACATAGAATGCAATTTTTGTCAACTATAATCAGTGAACATCAGAAATCGGATGTGAATTGTTGGGACCAAATCGCAAAGAAGATGAATGTATACTTATTTGAGCAGAAAGTTTCCGGCTCAGACGTGTTTTTCTTAGATGGAGCAGATTGTGAGCGCTTTTTCGAACGTAATTTCCTCCGTTATCTACCCTCAAGAAAGTCTTCCCATCCTGACCTACCAATTGCTGAATTGTTGCCGTATATCAGAAAAGCCGACATTGCCTGTGCTGGTAAGCAATTGATTTAA
- the DFP4 gene encoding DUP240 family protein (Putative integral membrane protein; member of DUP240 gene family; green fluorescent protein (GFP)-fusion protein localizes to the plasma membrane in a punctate pattern) — protein MSSELLISNSKPRPEGLRKLCEGETVILPRDITPSKCAYFLKQNIVFISYIFIHIIITIILNRLALSAHGNTLIIILAALLITISLFLLLLLPYLSCSRYKLRCLDDDCKFKLLAEVITHKPNMDLSTWDRIAYDMNQFVYDRRICADRSFFYDGSYCYQVFKKLVATPYLVNSNMNSIYADLEMRSNGATNINDSGNSSLHIELGTYIFKALAVFRNSVDKYWEDKYPEMGVTV, from the coding sequence ATGAGTTCAGAATTATTAATATCTAATTCTAAACCAAGACCAGAAGGATTAAGAAAATTATGCGAAGGTGAGACAGTGATCCTTCCAAGGGACATAACCCCCAGCAAATGCGCTTATTTCTTAAAACAGAATATCGTATTCATTTCATATATTTTCATccatattattattaccatAATCTTAAACCGCCTGGCATTATCTGCACACGGTAATACTTTGATTATTATCTTAGCGGCTTTACTAATTACAATTTCACTATTCCTTTTACTCCTCTTACCTTACTTAAGCTGCTCAAGATATAAGTTAAGATGTTTAGATGATGATTGTAAGTTCAAACTATTAGCGGAAGTCATTACACATAAACCTAACATGGACTTGAGCACATGGGACCGGATTGCATATGACATGAACCAATTTGTATATGACCGTCGTATATGTGCAGATAGATCTTTTTTCTACGATGGCAGTTATTGCTATCAGGTTTTTAAAAAGTTGGTGGCTACCCCGTACCTTGTGAATTCCAATATGAATAGTATATATGCTGATCTGGAGATGAGAAGTAATGGAGCAACCAACATTAACGATTCTGGTAATAGTTCATTACACATCGAATTGGGCacttatatttttaaagcATTGGCCGTTTTCAGGAACTCTGTTGACAAGTACTGGGAGGATAAGTATCCAGAGATGGGGGTCACAGTTTGA
- a CDS encoding uncharacterized protein (hypothetical protein; conserved among S. cerevisiae strains): MYRSSISIQVFICVLFLPLDSGRPLIYMIDLSYICSDATVFSGKSRVIFFSNPICEHTRGNFYLFYLNYIINTFAPKNRGTRRCKPFGLHINCRKKIDCLHVQLSYILCKNKSRKRHMDAHAITLAWLAHALT, from the coding sequence ATGTACAGATCATCGATAAGCATCCAGGTCTTTATATGTGTATTGTTTTTGCCCCTTGACTCAGGCAGGCCTCTAATCTATATGATTGATTTGTCATATATATGCAGCGACGCCACAGTTTTTTCCGGCAAGAGTCGCgtgatctttttttctaatcCAATCTGTGAACATACTAGAGGAAACTTCTACCTTTTCTACCTGaattacattatcaacaCTTTTGCACCAAAAAATCGTGGTACTAGGAGATGCAAACCTTTTGGTCTCCACATCAATTGCAGGAAAAAGATTGACTGTTTGCATGTGCAAttatcttatatattatgtaaaaataaaagtagGAAACGCCACATGGATGCGCATGCCATAACCCTTGCATGGTTAGCACACGCCCTCACGTGA
- the ARN1 gene encoding siderophore transporter (ARN family transporter for siderophore-iron chelates; responsible for uptake of iron bound to ferrirubin, ferrirhodin, and related siderophores; protein increases in abundance and relocalizes to the vacuole upon DNA replication stress): MESVHSRDPVKEEKKHVFMGMEHELNPETHNDSNSDSYGLPQLSEKYNALRQNRSLIIQQTEIIGSAYNKWYLQAILLLSAFICGYGYGLDGNIRYIYTGYATSSYSEHSLLSTINVINAVVSAASQIIYARLSDVFGRLYLFISAVILYVVGTIIQSQAYDVQRYAAGAIFYNAGYVGVILILLIILSDFSSLKWRLLYQFVPTWPFIINTWIAGNITSRANPVVNWSWDVGMWAFIFPLSCVPIVLCMLHMQWRARKTPEWHALKGQKSYYQEHGFIKILKQLFWMLDVVGVLLMGCSLGCILVPLTLAGGVKTTWNDSRLIGPFVLGFVLIPILWIWEYRFARDPILPYRLVKDRAVWSSMGISFLIDFIYYMAADYLYTVMIVAVNESVKSATRIATLSSFVSTVASPFFALLVTRCTRLKPFIMFGCALWMVAMGLLYHFRGGSQSHSGIIGALCVWGVGTTLFTYPVTVSVQSAVSHENMATVTALNYTLYRIGSAVGSAVSGAIWTQTLYKQILKRMGDVALATTAYESPYTFIETYTWGTPQRNALMNAYKYVQRLETIVALVFCVPLIAFSLCLRDPKLTDTVAVEYIEDGEYVDTKDNDPILDWFEKLPSKFTFKRE, translated from the coding sequence ATGGAGTCTGTTCACTCTCGCGATCCTGTTAAggaggaaaagaaacatgTCTTCATGGGAATGGAACACGAGTTGAATCCTGAGACTCATAACGATTCCAACTCCGACTCATATGGTCTCCCTCAGTTAtctgaaaaatacaatgCCTTGAGACAGAACAGGAGCCTAATTATCCAGCAGACTGAAATCATTGGCTCTGCTTACAATAAATGGTACTTACAAGCGATTTTACTTTTGAGTGCTTTCATATGTGGCTACGGTTATGGACTGGACGGTAACATCCGTTATATTTACACTGGTTACGCCACATCATCCTATAGTGAGCATTCTCTGCTGTCTACAATCAACGTCATTAATGCTGTGGTCAGTGCCGCTTCGCAAATCATATACGCTAGGTTGTCTGATGTGTTTGGTAGACTATACCTTTTCATTAGTGCTGTCATCCTATATGTTGTGGGTACAATTATTCAATCACAAGCTTATGATGTTCAAAGATACGCTGCAGGTGCCATTTTCTACAATGCTGGCTATGTGGGTGTAATCCTTATTCTTTTGATTATCCTATCCgatttttcatctttaaaGTGGAGACTGCTGTATCAATTTGTCCCGACTTGGCCTTTTATCATCAACACATGGATTGCTGGTAATATCACTTCCAGAGCCAATCCTGTTGTCAACTGGTCTTGGGATGTAGGTATGTGGGCTTTCATCTTTCCCCTATCATGTGTTCCAATCGTTTTGTGTATGTTGCACATGCAATGGAGGGCCAGAAAGACTCCTGAATGGCACGCTTTGAAGGGCCAGAAGTCCTATTATCAAGAACATGGTTTTATTAAGATCTTAAAGCAATTATTTTGGATGTTAGATGTCGTTGGTGTCCTTTTGATGGGTTGTTCCCTAGGTTGTATCTTGGTCCCACTGACCTTGGCTGGTGGGGTCAAAACTACCTGGAATGATTCAAGATTGATCGGCCCCTTTGTTCTTGGCTTTGTTTTGATCCCTATCTTATGGATTTGGGAATATCGATTCGCTAGAGATCCAATTCTTCCATATAGGCTGGTCAAAGATAGGGCTGTATGGTCTTCTATGGGTATTTCTTTCCtgattgattttatttaCTATATGGCCGCTGATTATTTGTACACGGTTATGATTGTTGCCGTCAATGAATCCGTTAAATCTGCAACCAGAATTGCCACattatcttcatttgtCTCTACTGTGGCCTCTCCATTTTTCGCTTTACTTGTAACAAGATGTACGAGATTGAAACCATTCATAATGTTTGGATGCGCGCTATGGATGGTGGCTATGGGTTTATTGTACCACTTTAGAGGTGGAAGTCAGTCCCATTCAGGTATTATTGGTGCATTATGTGTCTGGGGTGTGGGCACTACTTTGTTCACTTACCCAGTTACCGTCTCTGTACAATCTGCCGTCTCTCATGAAAACATGGCGACAGTTACAGCTTTAAACTATACCCTCTATAGAATTGGTTCTGCTGTCGGTTCCGCAGTTTCCGGTGCCATTTGGACTCAGACTTTGTAcaaacaaattttgaagagaaTGGGTGATGTTGCTCTAGCCACAACTGCCTACGAATCTCCATATACTTTCATTGAAACCTATACTTGGGGTACCCCACAAAGGAATGCCTTAATGAACGCTTACAAATACGTTCAAAGATTGGAAACTATCGTGGCTTTAGTATTTTGTGTTCCATTAATTGCATTCTCCTTATGTCTAAGGGATCCTAAATTGACTGATACTGTTGCTGTGGAATACATCGAGGATGGCGAATATGTCGACACGAAAGACAATGATCCAATTTTGGATTggtttgaaaaacttcCATCAAAATTCACTTTTAAACGGGAATAA
- the CBP2 gene encoding Cbp2p (Required for splicing of the group I intron bI5 of the COB pre-mRNA; nuclear-encoded mitochondrial protein that binds to the RNA to promote splicing; also involved in but not essential for splicing of the COB bI2 intron and the intron in the 21S rRNA gene) — translation MVNWQTLFMVSLRRQGSSSRYRYKFNMENITHQVFPRCKQAFKKTNLSYEYCDLEGVLYNISLTDLQKLLLRDINAPREHAFKIVRTDLTQKSSKKRIQHWERIAPMFDHPLSLYEKLFSEMDEDFKPSFEWQQLIRVRCKDDKLKLQRVIWPKSIFSNFCRGIGVKKSTYDRLLEQNNGEVPMFVNPANAKPLPLFQVSDEAMIGEFDGIGIFPYFVDKHREFFVTEVDKLKTKIASPLCTLNERKRIEKANAGRILANEEGKPFYLDANSATTRIAGGNVVTLKQLLERSVSHKTLWSKQSNKDRTCPGDILRATILSNDFSIRQLRAEFCKNFILYNIFTILQRNKKSIRSFSGNDNAPSFQFSWNVWDSYIWKQYQETESMKIPTDQASLINYKTKYDSFLHDLQTYSALVISEMKWNQFSIFQNDETTLSRFEHITLILQTVLTKSKMIRIFQPNLYKFMQDDLRPTLMELVGFTESINATIEPGFANEQSLQSANGLKKLANQLLYFEQEIYGEKFRVNRPIQLRPITLSANYKIVILDKKNAIPEIFQTLLKFMTQITTYFVKDLSEVELHGHMHCIDKKMLDKSKFMYLYEEKSNEEVKAASPQKEKIVDNIIGLLSNDEEH, via the coding sequence ATGGTGAATTGGCAAACATTGTTCATGGTCTCATTGAGGAGACAGGGCAGTTCCTCTCGTTACAGGTATAAGTTCAACATGGAGAATATCACACATCAGGTGTTCCCTCGCTGTAAGCAAGCGTTTAAGAAGACAAACTTATCTTATGAATATTGTGATCTTGAAGGAGTACTGTATAATATTTCACTCACGGACTTGCAAAAACTGCTATTACGTGATATAAACGCCCCTCGCGAACACGCATTCAAGATTGTTAGAACAGATCTAACTCAAAAATCCTCGAAGAAGAGGATCCAACACTGGGAACGGATTGCGCCTATGTTTGACCACCCCTTAAGTCTCTACGAGAAGTTGTTCAGCGAAATGGATGAGGACTTCAAGCCATCTTTCGAGTGGCAACAATTAATAAGGGTACGATGCAAAGATGATAAGTTGAAACTGCAGCGTGTAATTTGGCCTAAGTCgatattttcaaacttttGTCGGGGAATCGGGGTTAAGAAGAGCACTTACGATAGACTCTTGGAACAAAATAATGGTGAGGTACCCATGTTTGTAAACCCAGCTAATGCAAAGCCCTTGCCTCTTTTCCAGGTTTCCGATGAGGCGATGATTGGGGAATTCGATGGAATTGGTATTTTCCCTTACTTTGTAGATAAACATAGAGAATTTTTCGTTACTGAGGTAGACAAATTGAAGACCAAGATAGCTTCGCCACTTTGCACCTTGAATGAACGAAAGCGCATTGAGAAGGCTAACGCTGGTCGGATACTGGCGAACGAAGAGGGTAAACCATTCTATCTGGATGCAAACAGTGCCACAACTCGAATCGCTGGTGGTAATGTCGTCACTTTGAAGCAACTTTTAGAAAGATCGGTTAGCCATAAGACATTGTGGAGCAAACAATCAAACAAAGACAGAACGTGCCCTGGAGACATTTTAAGAGCTACAATATTATCAAACGACTTCTCCATCCGGCAATTGAGGGCTgaattttgcaaaaatttcattctcTACAATATATTCACCATTTTACAACGTAACAAGAAAAGCATCCGTTCCTTCTCTGGTAACGATAATGCGCCTTCCTTTCAATTTAGTTGGAATGTTTGGGACTCATATATATGGAAGCAATATCAAGAGACCGAGTCCATGAAAATACCCACGGACCAAGCTTCTCTGATCAACTACAAGACAAAATACGactcttttcttcatgACCTACAAACATATTCCGCACTGGTAATTTCAGAAATGAAATGGAACCAATTCTctattttccaaaatgaTGAAACGACTTTATCAAGATTTGAACACATCACATTAATTTTGCAAACCGTGCTGACAAAATCGAAAATGATTAGAATTTTCCAGCCAAACTTGTACAAGTTTATGCAAGATGATTTAAGACCAACTTTAATGGAGTTGGTGGGTTTCACTGAGTCAATAAATGCAACAATAGAACCTGGTTTTGCGAATGAACAATCGCTACAATCTGCAAACGgattaaagaaattggCCAACCAACTTTTATACTTCGAACAGGAAATATATGGCGAAAAGTTCCGCGTAAATAGGCCCATCCAGCTTCGTCCAATAACATTATCAGCAAACTACAAAATTGTTATTCTGGATAAGAAGAACGCCATACCCGAAATATTTCAAACCCTACTGAAATTCATGACACAAATAACGACATATTTTGTTAAAGATTTGTCGGAGGTAGAACTTCATGGGCACATGCATTgtattgataaaaaaatgctggACAAGTCGAAATTCATGTATTTATACGAAGAGAAAAGCAACGAGGAAGTGAAAGCAGCTTCTCCTCAAAAGGAGAAGATAGTAGATAATATCATTGGCCTATTAtcaaatgatgaagaacaTTAA
- a CDS encoding uncharacterized protein (hypothetical protein; conserved across S. cerevisiae strains) — translation MHLYSIAKSTTILRFLRHILLPFLHLSIHFTSCLCRIIYVGWKSFWKHFFFCGHKIKTPLFIASYAMFLAKQKIIVTMFEVSSVLEKLPQNILLFHYPLPSKMGNNLLMSFLTQRSIDEKEIDALLHPNAVYRFCNMRTTFRTLSSYGK, via the coding sequence ATGCATTTGTATAGCATAGCCAAGTCAACAACAATACTGCGTTTTCTAAGGCATATTTTATTGCCATTTTTGCATCTCTCTATTCATTTTACTAGTTGCTTGTGCAGAATAATCTATGTTGGCTGGAAAAGTTTTTggaaacatttttttttttgcgggcataaaataaaaactcCGCTGTTCATCGCTTCCTACGCAATGTTCTTAGCCaagcaaaaaattataGTTACAATGTTTGAGGTTTCTTCCGTTCTAGAGAAACTGCCGCAGAATATTTTACTGTTTCACTACCCTCTTCCTTCCAAAATGGGAAATAATTTATTAATGTCGTTCTTAACACAAAGATCGATcgatgaaaaggaaattgaTGCATTATTACATCCTAATGCGGTCTATCGTTTCTGCAATATGAGAACCACATTCAGAACATTATCCTCATATGGCAAATAA
- the ECM34 gene encoding Ecm34p (hypothetical protein; member of the DUP380 subfamily of conserved, often subtelomerically-encoded proteins; SWAT-GFP, seamless-GFP and mCherry C-terminal fusion proteins localize to the cytosol), with product MEGRKSEDEKNEAALACDVFESSNAKLPKNVFRSSFTWYCYEVINRSAFHIWLLLCLTLIVGWKVFSGIGGRRPSDSNMDGPQTKHKRNPGFLRRHSTIVILVISLAVSFSWEAFKMYRERTFGKQITQFAKEIIKSAPSTDMESWDRVAADFNSYMYENKLWNTEYFFC from the coding sequence ATGGAGGGCCGCAAAagtgaagatgaaaagaacGAAGCCGCTTTAGCCTGTGATGTCTTTGAATCCTCCAATGCCAAACTACCAAAGAATGTATTCAGAAGTTCCTTTACTTGGTATTGCTATGAAGTTATCAATAGGTCAGCATTCCATATTTGGTTATTGTTATGTTTAACGCTCATTGTTGGTTGGAAGGTTTTTTCAGGCATCGGTGGTAGAAGACCATCTGACTCAAACATGGACGGCCCCCAAACCAAACATAAACGGAATCCAGGTTTTTTGAGGCGTCATTCGACCATCGTTATCTTAGTTATATCTTTAGCAGTGTCTTTCTCATGGGAAGCTTTCAAAATGTATCGTGAACGCACCTTCGGGAAACAAATCACTCAGTTTgccaaagaaattattaaaagTGCGCCAAGCACAGATATGGAAAGCTGGGACCGTGTTGCAGCGGATTTTAACTCTTATATGTACGAAAATAAACTTTGGAACACAgaatactttttttgttga